The following proteins are encoded in a genomic region of Streptomyces sp. NBC_01723:
- a CDS encoding amino acid permease translates to MTDDAKVSGLSDEERLAQLGYTQVLARRMSAFSNYAVSFTIISVLSGCLTLYLFGMNTGGPAVITWGWVAVGLMTLFVGLAMAEICSAYPTSAGLYFWAHRLAPPRTAAAWAWFTGWFNVLGQVAVTAGIDFGAASFLGAYLNLQFDFEVTPGRTILLFAAILVLHGLLNTFGVRIVGLLNSVSVWWHVLGVAVIVGALTFAPDRHQSASFVFGEFVNNTGWGSGVYVVLIGLLMAQYTFTGYDASAHMTEETHDASTAGPKGIVRSIWTSWIAGFVLLLGFTFAIQSYEGALTSPTGAPPAQILLDALGATAGKLLLLVVIGAQLFCGMASVTANSRMIYAFSRDGALPFSHVWHTVNPRTRTPVAAVWLAALSALALGLPYLINVTAYAAVTSIAVIGLYIAYVIPTLLRVRKGDAFERGPWHLGRWSRAVGVVAVAWVGVITVLFMLPQVSPVTWETFNYAPIAVLVVLGFAATWWLASARHWFLDPDHARTRARVAARANAPEPVDP, encoded by the coding sequence ATGACAGATGACGCCAAAGTGAGTGGGCTGTCGGACGAGGAACGGCTGGCCCAGCTCGGCTACACCCAGGTTCTGGCCCGCCGCATGTCGGCGTTCTCCAACTACGCGGTCTCCTTCACCATCATCTCGGTGCTCTCCGGCTGCCTGACGCTGTATCTCTTCGGCATGAACACGGGCGGCCCCGCCGTCATCACGTGGGGCTGGGTCGCCGTCGGTCTGATGACCCTCTTCGTCGGCCTGGCGATGGCCGAGATCTGCTCGGCGTACCCGACCTCGGCGGGCCTGTACTTCTGGGCGCACCGCCTGGCGCCGCCCCGTACTGCGGCGGCCTGGGCGTGGTTCACGGGCTGGTTCAACGTGCTGGGCCAGGTCGCGGTGACCGCCGGCATCGACTTCGGCGCCGCGTCCTTCCTGGGCGCGTACCTGAACCTGCAGTTCGACTTCGAGGTCACACCGGGCCGCACGATCCTCCTCTTCGCGGCCATCCTCGTCCTCCACGGCCTGCTGAACACCTTCGGCGTCCGCATCGTCGGCCTGCTGAACAGCGTCAGCGTCTGGTGGCACGTCCTCGGCGTCGCGGTCATCGTGGGCGCGCTGACCTTCGCCCCCGACCGGCACCAGTCGGCGTCGTTCGTCTTCGGCGAGTTCGTCAACAACACCGGCTGGGGCAGCGGCGTCTACGTCGTCCTGATCGGCCTGCTGATGGCCCAGTACACCTTCACCGGCTACGACGCCTCCGCCCACATGACGGAGGAGACGCACGACGCGTCCACGGCCGGCCCGAAGGGCATCGTCCGCTCCATCTGGACGTCGTGGATCGCCGGCTTCGTCCTCCTCCTCGGCTTCACCTTCGCCATCCAGTCCTACGAGGGCGCCCTCACCTCCCCGACCGGCGCGCCGCCCGCCCAGATCCTCCTGGACGCGCTCGGCGCCACCGCGGGCAAGCTGCTGCTCCTGGTCGTCATAGGGGCGCAGCTGTTCTGCGGGATGGCGTCGGTGACGGCGAACAGCCGCATGATCTACGCCTTCTCCCGCGACGGCGCGCTGCCCTTCTCCCACGTCTGGCACACCGTGAACCCGCGCACCCGCACGCCGGTCGCGGCGGTCTGGCTGGCGGCCCTGTCCGCGCTGGCCCTCGGCCTGCCGTACCTGATCAACGTCACGGCCTACGCGGCGGTGACGTCGATCGCCGTCATCGGCCTCTACATCGCGTACGTCATCCCGACCCTGCTGCGGGTCCGCAAGGGCGACGCCTTCGAGCGCGGGCCGTGGCATCTGGGCCGCTGGTCCCGGGCGGTCGGCGTGGTCGCGGTGGCGTGGGTCGGTGTCATCACGGTCCTGTTCATGCTGCCCCAGGTCTCCCCGGTCACCTGGGAGACCTTCAACTACGCGCCGATCGCGGTCCTGGTCGTCCTCGGCTTCGCGGCGACCTGGTGGCTGGCCTCGGCCCGCCACTGGTTCCTCGACCCCGACCACGCCCGCACCCGCGCCCGCGTGGCCGCCCGCGCGAACGCCCCCGAGCCGGTGGACCCGTAG
- a CDS encoding aldo/keto reductase: MTSLRKLGSSDLEVFPLALGGNVFGWTADQDRSFAVLDAYTAAGGNFVDTADSYSAWVDGNSGGESETVLGRWFAARGNRDDVVLATKVSQHPEYPGLSAANIKAAADASLRRLGTDHIDLYYTHFDKPEVPVEEIIGALDELVKAGKVRHIAASNISAERLAASLEFSDREGLARYVALQPHYNLVSRDTYEGGLRDLAERSGLAAVPYYALAAGFLTGKYRPGASVDSPRAGGAGKHLETERGRRVLAALDEIAEAHDAPVATVALAWLAAQPTVAAPIASARTVEQLPALLGVAELSLTDDEVARLTRASA; the protein is encoded by the coding sequence ATGACTTCTCTGCGCAAGCTCGGCTCCTCCGACCTGGAGGTCTTCCCCCTCGCCCTCGGCGGCAACGTCTTCGGCTGGACCGCCGACCAGGACCGCTCCTTCGCCGTCCTGGACGCCTACACGGCGGCCGGCGGCAACTTCGTGGACACCGCCGACTCGTACTCCGCCTGGGTCGACGGCAACAGCGGCGGCGAGTCCGAGACCGTCCTCGGCCGGTGGTTCGCGGCCCGCGGCAACCGTGACGACGTCGTCCTCGCCACCAAGGTCAGCCAGCACCCCGAGTACCCGGGCCTGTCCGCCGCGAACATCAAGGCGGCGGCCGACGCCTCGCTGCGCCGCCTGGGCACCGATCACATCGACCTCTACTACACGCACTTCGACAAGCCCGAGGTGCCGGTCGAGGAGATCATCGGCGCGCTGGACGAGCTGGTGAAGGCGGGCAAGGTGCGGCACATCGCCGCCTCCAACATCTCCGCCGAGCGGCTCGCGGCCTCCCTGGAGTTCTCCGACCGCGAGGGGCTCGCCCGGTACGTCGCCCTCCAGCCGCACTACAACCTGGTCTCGCGCGACACCTACGAGGGCGGGCTGCGCGACCTCGCCGAGCGGTCGGGCCTGGCCGCCGTGCCGTACTACGCCCTCGCGGCCGGCTTCCTCACCGGCAAGTACCGGCCCGGCGCGAGCGTCGACAGCCCGCGTGCGGGCGGTGCGGGCAAGCACCTGGAGACCGAGCGCGGCCGGCGGGTGCTCGCCGCCCTGGACGAGATCGCCGAGGCCCACGACGCCCCCGTCGCCACGGTCGCCCTCGCCTGGCTGGCCGCGCAACCGACGGTGGCCGCGCCGATCGCGTCCGCGCGCACGGTGGAGCAGCTGCCCGCGCTGCTGGGCGTCGCGGAGCTGAGCCTGACGGACGACGAGGTCGCGCGGCTGACGCGGGCCTCGGCCTGA
- a CDS encoding DEAD/DEAH box helicase — translation MSITSTDHVVVPENAEGVEGTPEAVQAPATPEITFADLGLPEGVVRKLAQNGVTTPFPIQAATIPDALAGKDILGRGRTGSGKTLSFGLPALATLAGGRTEKHKPRAVILTPTRELAMQVADALQPYGDVLGLKMKVVCGGTSMGNQIYALERGVDVLVATPGRLRDIINRGACSLENVQIAVLDEADQMSDLGFLPEVTELLDQVPAGGQRMLFSATMENEISTLVKRYLTDPVTHEVDSAQGNVTTMSHHILVVKPKDKAPVTAAIASRKGRTIIFVRTQLGADRIAEQLCDSGVKADALHGGMTQGARTRVLEDFKKGYVNALVATDVAARGIHVDGIDLVLNVDPAGDHKDYLHRAGRTARAGRTGTVVSLSLPHQRRQIFRLMEDAGVDATRHIIQGGAAFEPEVAEITGARSMTEVQAESAGNAAQQAEREVAQLTKELERAQRRATELREDADRLVARVARERGEDPETVLAEVAAAATEVSLPEQPGARDVEKVEKPERGASAGRDRFADRGDRGDRRDDRGGRSFERRDDRGDRGGFRRDDRRDDRGGRSFERRDDRGDRGGFRRDDRRDDRGGRSFERRDDRGDRGGFRRDDRRDDRGGRSFERRDDRGDRGGFRRDDRRDDRGGRSFERRDDRGDRGGFRRDDRGERGGHRGSDRPFNRDRQGDRPGFRSGGHDRPYGRRDDHRGSSGSSFGRRDDKPRWKRNG, via the coding sequence ATGTCCATCACCAGTACTGATCACGTCGTCGTGCCCGAGAACGCCGAGGGCGTGGAAGGTACGCCGGAGGCCGTGCAGGCCCCCGCGACCCCCGAAATCACCTTCGCCGACCTCGGTCTGCCCGAGGGCGTCGTGCGCAAGCTCGCGCAGAACGGCGTGACCACCCCCTTCCCGATCCAGGCCGCGACCATTCCGGACGCGCTGGCGGGCAAGGACATCCTCGGCCGGGGCCGCACCGGCTCCGGCAAGACCCTCTCCTTCGGTCTGCCGGCCCTGGCCACGCTGGCCGGCGGCCGCACCGAGAAGCACAAGCCGCGCGCCGTCATCCTGACGCCGACCCGTGAGCTGGCCATGCAGGTCGCCGACGCGCTCCAGCCGTACGGCGACGTCCTCGGCCTGAAGATGAAGGTCGTCTGCGGCGGTACGTCCATGGGTAACCAGATCTACGCCCTGGAGCGCGGCGTCGACGTCCTCGTCGCCACCCCGGGCCGCCTGCGCGACATCATCAACCGCGGCGCCTGCTCCCTGGAGAACGTGCAGATCGCCGTCCTCGACGAGGCCGACCAGATGTCGGACCTGGGCTTCCTGCCCGAGGTCACCGAGCTGCTCGACCAGGTCCCCGCGGGCGGCCAGCGCATGCTCTTCTCGGCCACGATGGAGAACGAGATCTCCACGCTGGTCAAGCGCTACCTGACCGACCCGGTCACGCACGAGGTCGACAGCGCCCAGGGCAACGTGACGACCATGTCGCACCACATCCTGGTCGTGAAGCCCAAGGACAAGGCCCCGGTCACCGCCGCGATCGCCTCCCGCAAGGGCCGCACGATCATCTTCGTCCGCACCCAGCTGGGCGCCGACCGCATCGCCGAGCAGCTCTGCGACTCCGGTGTGAAGGCCGACGCGCTGCACGGCGGCATGACGCAGGGCGCGCGCACCCGGGTCCTGGAGGACTTCAAGAAGGGTTACGTCAACGCGCTCGTCGCCACCGACGTCGCCGCGCGCGGCATCCACGTCGACGGCATCGACCTGGTCCTGAACGTGGACCCGGCCGGCGACCACAAGGACTACCTGCACCGCGCCGGCCGTACGGCCCGCGCCGGCCGCACCGGCACCGTGGTCTCGCTCTCCCTGCCGCACCAGCGCCGCCAGATCTTCCGGCTGATGGAGGACGCGGGCGTCGACGCCACGCGCCACATCATCCAGGGCGGCGCGGCCTTCGAGCCGGAGGTCGCCGAGATCACCGGGGCCCGGTCGATGACCGAGGTCCAGGCCGAGTCGGCGGGCAACGCCGCGCAGCAGGCCGAGCGCGAGGTCGCCCAGCTCACCAAGGAGCTGGAGCGGGCCCAGCGCCGCGCCACCGAGCTGCGCGAGGACGCGGACCGCCTGGTCGCCAGGGTCGCGCGGGAGCGGGGCGAGGACCCGGAGACGGTGCTGGCCGAGGTGGCCGCGGCCGCGACCGAGGTCTCGCTGCCCGAGCAGCCCGGCGCGCGCGACGTCGAGAAGGTGGAGAAGCCGGAGCGCGGCGCCTCGGCCGGCCGCGACCGCTTCGCCGACCGCGGCGACCGTGGTGACCGCCGCGATGACCGTGGTGGCCGTTCCTTCGAGCGTCGTGACGACCGCGGTGACCGTGGTGGTTTCCGCCGTGACGACCGCCGTGACGACCGTGGTGGCCGTTCCTTCGAGCGTCGTGACGACCGCGGTGACCGTGGTGGTTTCCGCCGTGACGACCGCCGCGATGACCGTGGTGGCCGTTCCTTCGAGCGTCGTGACGACCGCGGTGACCGTGGTGGTTTCCGCCGTGACGACCGCCGTGACGACCGTGGTGGCCGTTCCTTCGAGCGTCGTGACGACCGCGGTGACCGTGGTGGTTTCCGCCGTGACGACCGCCGTGACGACCGTGGTGGCCGTTCCTTCGAGCGTCGTGACGACCGCGGTGACCGTGGTGGTTTCCGCCGTGACGACCGCGGTGAGCGCGGCGGACACCGCGGCAGCGACCGCCCGTTCAACCGCGACCGCCAGGGCGACCGTCCCGGCTTCCGCTCCGGCGGCCACGACCGCCCGTACGGCCGCCGTGACGACCACCGCGGTTCGTCCGGTTCGTCCTTCGGCCGCCGTGACGACAAGCCCCGCTGGAAGCGCAACGGCTGA
- a CDS encoding NAD(P)H-dependent oxidoreductase — protein sequence MKTLIVHAHPEPKSLNGSLKDLAVSTLEAAGHEVRVSDLYAMGWKAVVDAADYGPEASSPLKVARDSGRAFEGGTLTPDVRAEQEKLLWADTIVFQFPLWWYSMPAILKGWVDRVFTFRFAYGVGEHSDTKYGERYGEGTLAGRKAMLSVTVGGQEPHYAARGVNGPIEDLLFPIHHGILYYPGIEVLPPFVLYGVDRMTVEDYPDVAKAWEQRLLTLESTEPIAFRRQNSGDYEIPSLHLKEGLEPAGRTGFGLHVRG from the coding sequence GTGAAGACGCTGATCGTCCACGCCCACCCGGAGCCGAAGTCGCTCAACGGCTCGCTGAAGGACCTCGCGGTGTCCACCCTGGAGGCCGCCGGGCACGAGGTACGGGTGAGCGATCTGTACGCGATGGGCTGGAAGGCGGTCGTCGACGCCGCGGACTACGGCCCCGAAGCCTCGAGTCCGCTGAAGGTCGCCCGGGACTCGGGCCGGGCCTTCGAGGGCGGGACGCTCACCCCGGACGTGCGTGCCGAGCAGGAGAAGCTGCTGTGGGCCGACACGATCGTCTTCCAGTTCCCGCTGTGGTGGTACTCGATGCCCGCGATCCTCAAGGGCTGGGTGGACCGGGTGTTCACCTTCCGCTTCGCGTACGGCGTCGGCGAGCACAGCGACACCAAGTACGGCGAGCGCTACGGCGAAGGCACCCTCGCGGGCAGGAAGGCCATGCTGTCGGTGACCGTGGGCGGCCAGGAACCGCATTACGCCGCCCGCGGCGTCAACGGCCCCATCGAGGACCTGCTGTTCCCGATCCACCACGGCATCCTCTACTACCCCGGCATCGAGGTGCTGCCGCCGTTCGTGCTGTACGGCGTCGACCGGATGACCGTCGAGGACTACCCGGACGTCGCCAAGGCGTGGGAGCAGCGCCTGCTCACGCTGGAGTCGACCGAGCCGATCGCGTTCCGGCGGCAGAACTCCGGTGACTACGAGATCCCGTCGCTGCACCTGAAGGAGGGGCTGGAACCCGCGGGCCGCACCGGTTTCGGGCTGCACGTGCGCGGGTGA
- a CDS encoding metallopeptidase family protein: protein MLEMTREEFEELVAEALDRIPPELTRLMDNVAVFVEDEPPAEDPELLGLYEGTPLTERGEWYAGVLPDRITIYRGPTLRFCETREDVVAETEVTVVHEIAHHFGIDDERLHALGYG, encoded by the coding sequence GTGCTGGAGATGACGCGCGAGGAGTTCGAGGAACTGGTCGCCGAGGCGCTGGACCGGATTCCGCCGGAGTTGACGCGGCTGATGGACAACGTCGCGGTGTTCGTCGAGGACGAGCCGCCGGCGGAGGATCCCGAGCTGCTCGGGCTGTACGAGGGGACGCCGCTGACGGAGCGCGGGGAGTGGTACGCGGGGGTGCTGCCGGACCGGATCACGATCTACCGGGGGCCGACGCTGCGGTTCTGCGAGACGCGCGAGGACGTGGTGGCGGAGACCGAGGTGACGGTGGTCCACGAGATCGCGCACCACTTCGGGATCGACGACGAGCGGTTGCACGCGCTCGGGTACGGGTGA
- a CDS encoding PP2C family protein-serine/threonine phosphatase — protein sequence MRAGDVEDEGAYARAGGRLPGDPVPDPGLGGEMAPVPPAGQPRPWRTSYGRTLARSLPVLLIVVAVLYDIFTPRYFTAGPLYTAAPLVAAPIYSRRGTALTGIAVVASVIGLQLGKGVIHYVDSLTELITIATVAALAVFVNAFVRRTDERLAIAREIAEAAQRAVLPEPAERIAGFEIAACYEAAQAGAFIGGDLYAVQDSARGVRLIVGDVRGKGMGAVAAVAVVIGAFREAAEQEATLEAVAQRLERALAREGTRREGLDAFEGFTTAVLAELPHGAGTVRIVNRGHPPPLLLHGDGTLGPLPARESALPLGMGELGVWPDRAEETAFPGGATLLLYTDGLSEARDERGEFYDPYARLSGRVFRHPAKLLETLARDVRRHSGGGMADDMALLAVRRPRRGDHDHCHEP from the coding sequence GTGCGGGCAGGCGATGTGGAGGACGAGGGAGCGTACGCCAGAGCCGGCGGCCGGCTCCCCGGCGATCCCGTGCCCGACCCGGGCCTCGGGGGCGAGATGGCGCCCGTGCCGCCCGCCGGGCAGCCGAGGCCGTGGCGCACGTCCTACGGCCGCACCCTCGCGCGCTCGCTCCCCGTACTGCTGATCGTCGTCGCCGTCCTGTACGACATCTTCACCCCGCGCTACTTCACCGCCGGTCCCCTCTACACCGCCGCGCCGCTGGTCGCCGCCCCGATCTACTCCCGGCGGGGCACCGCGCTCACCGGGATCGCCGTGGTCGCCTCGGTCATCGGGCTGCAGCTCGGCAAGGGCGTCATCCACTACGTCGACTCCCTCACCGAGCTGATCACCATCGCGACGGTCGCCGCGCTCGCCGTCTTCGTCAACGCCTTCGTCCGCCGCACCGACGAGCGCCTCGCCATCGCCCGGGAGATCGCCGAGGCCGCCCAGCGCGCCGTACTGCCCGAGCCGGCCGAGCGGATCGCCGGCTTCGAGATCGCCGCCTGCTACGAGGCCGCGCAGGCCGGCGCCTTCATCGGCGGTGACCTGTACGCGGTGCAGGACAGTGCGCGCGGCGTCCGGCTCATCGTGGGGGACGTGCGGGGCAAGGGCATGGGAGCGGTGGCCGCCGTCGCCGTGGTGATCGGCGCCTTCCGGGAGGCCGCCGAACAGGAGGCGACGCTGGAGGCGGTGGCACAGCGCCTGGAGCGGGCGCTGGCCCGCGAGGGCACCCGGCGCGAGGGACTGGACGCCTTCGAGGGCTTCACCACCGCCGTCCTCGCCGAACTCCCGCACGGCGCCGGGACCGTACGCATCGTCAACCGCGGGCATCCGCCGCCCCTGCTGCTCCACGGCGACGGCACCCTGGGGCCGCTGCCCGCCCGGGAGTCGGCGCTGCCGCTCGGCATGGGCGAGCTGGGTGTGTGGCCCGACCGCGCGGAGGAGACGGCCTTCCCCGGTGGGGCCACGCTGCTGCTGTACACCGACGGACTGTCGGAAGCCCGGGACGAGCGGGGGGAGTTCTACGATCCGTACGCGCGGCTGTCCGGTCGCGTCTTCCGTCATCCGGCGAAGCTGCTCGAAACCCTCGCCCGCGACGTGCGCCGCCACTCAGGGGGCGGGATGGCGGACGACATGGCGCTGCTCGCCGTACGGCGGCCACGGCGCGGCGACCATGATCATTGTCACGAGCCGTGA
- a CDS encoding dihydrofolate reductase family protein, which produces MTAHERAGRPLPYVLLSAAVSLDGCLDDTGPDRLLLSSPADFERVDEVRASVDAILVGAGTIRADNPRLLVNSAERRAARVADGRAEYPLKVTVSGSGELDPAARFWHTGGEKVLLTTDEGAGRARALGIAGDVVVPLGDSLHWRAVLEYLYDRRGVRRLMVEGGGTVHTQLLQQELADELQLVLAPLLVGDPAAPRLFGPGAYQGGRLRLVESRRIEDVVLMRYLPTAPGTGDRVSAADRHWLALACELAELCPPSRTAFSVGAVVVAADGSELARGYSREGGDAVVHAEEAALAKVDRSDPRLAGATVYSSLEPCARRASRPAPCARLILDAGVRRVVTAWREPDTFVPGADGGGVLAAGGAVVVVLPEYEGRAKAPNRHLAG; this is translated from the coding sequence ATGACCGCCCACGAGAGGGCCGGCAGGCCCCTCCCCTACGTCCTTCTCTCCGCCGCCGTCTCCCTCGACGGCTGTCTGGACGACACCGGGCCCGACCGGCTCCTGCTGTCCAGCCCCGCCGACTTCGAGCGGGTCGACGAGGTGCGGGCCTCGGTGGACGCGATCCTGGTCGGCGCCGGGACGATCCGGGCCGACAATCCGCGGCTGCTGGTGAACTCCGCCGAGCGGCGGGCGGCGCGGGTGGCGGACGGCAGGGCCGAGTACCCGCTCAAGGTCACCGTCAGCGGCAGCGGTGAACTCGACCCGGCGGCGCGGTTCTGGCACACCGGTGGGGAGAAGGTGCTGCTGACCACGGACGAGGGGGCCGGACGGGCCCGGGCACTGGGGATCGCCGGCGATGTCGTCGTCCCGCTCGGCGACTCGCTCCACTGGCGGGCGGTGCTCGAGTACCTGTACGACCGGCGCGGGGTGCGGCGGCTCATGGTGGAGGGGGGCGGGACCGTCCACACCCAGCTGCTCCAGCAGGAACTCGCCGACGAGCTGCAGCTCGTACTCGCGCCCCTGCTCGTCGGTGACCCGGCCGCGCCCCGGCTCTTCGGGCCCGGCGCCTACCAGGGCGGGCGGCTGCGGCTGGTGGAGTCGCGGCGGATCGAGGACGTCGTGCTGATGCGGTACCTGCCGACCGCACCCGGCACCGGCGACCGCGTGAGCGCCGCCGACCGGCACTGGCTGGCGCTCGCCTGCGAGCTGGCGGAGCTGTGCCCGCCGTCCCGGACGGCGTTCAGCGTGGGGGCGGTCGTGGTCGCCGCCGACGGGAGCGAGCTGGCGCGGGGGTACTCGCGGGAGGGCGGCGACGCCGTCGTGCACGCCGAGGAGGCCGCGCTCGCCAAGGTCGACCGCTCCGATCCGCGGCTCGCGGGTGCCACCGTGTACAGCAGCCTGGAGCCCTGTGCGCGCCGCGCCTCCAGGCCCGCGCCCTGCGCCCGGCTGATCCTCGACGCCGGGGTGCGTCGCGTGGTCACGGCCTGGCGGGAGCCGGACACCTTCGTGCCGGGGGCGGACGGCGGCGGGGTGCTCGCCGCCGGGGGCGCCGTCGTCGTCGTACTGCCGGAGTACGAAGGGCGGGCGAAGGCGCCCAACCGCCACCTGGCGGGATAG
- a CDS encoding M23 family metallopeptidase, which yields MASNRPAPEAPFVPSRHDTDTFGYENYRTEEGPWEEWNPTEDSIRPVRGRHRVAKQRGGLARSSTVLGVGVIAAVGAGGMASAQTGKPPVSISMPDLPNVGSLISDDAPQPEGSSTPLSGIGVTAAADTAEGTDTAGAGESLRARIMAQAEQQQAQVETKAAAEAAAAAEKKAAEAAAKAEKEAEAKAAAAKKKAEEEAAKKAEAERLAKLAMQFTLPTSSYTISSTFGQAGAYWSSGHHTGLDFAAPTGTLLKAVHSGTITSAGWDGSYGYKTVLTLDDGTEIWYAHQSSISVSVGQEVTTGDVIGRVGATGNVTGAHLHMEVHADGGSGIDPMAWLQSKGLTP from the coding sequence GTGGCGTCCAACCGGCCTGCCCCCGAGGCCCCGTTCGTGCCCAGTCGGCACGACACCGACACCTTCGGCTACGAGAACTACCGCACCGAAGAGGGTCCTTGGGAGGAGTGGAATCCCACCGAGGACTCCATCCGCCCCGTACGCGGCCGGCACCGCGTCGCCAAGCAGCGTGGCGGGCTCGCCCGCAGCTCCACCGTCCTCGGCGTCGGTGTCATAGCCGCCGTCGGTGCGGGCGGCATGGCCAGCGCGCAGACCGGCAAGCCGCCGGTGTCGATCTCCATGCCGGACCTGCCCAACGTCGGCTCGCTCATCTCCGACGACGCACCGCAGCCGGAGGGCTCCAGCACCCCGCTCAGCGGCATCGGCGTGACCGCCGCCGCCGACACCGCGGAGGGCACCGACACCGCCGGCGCCGGTGAGTCCCTGCGGGCCCGGATCATGGCGCAGGCCGAGCAGCAGCAGGCCCAGGTCGAGACCAAGGCCGCCGCCGAGGCCGCCGCGGCCGCCGAGAAGAAGGCCGCGGAAGCCGCCGCCAAGGCGGAGAAGGAGGCCGAGGCCAAGGCCGCCGCCGCCAAGAAGAAGGCGGAGGAGGAGGCCGCGAAGAAGGCCGAGGCCGAGCGCCTGGCCAAGCTGGCCATGCAGTTCACGCTGCCGACCTCCTCGTACACGATCTCCTCGACCTTCGGTCAGGCCGGCGCCTACTGGTCCTCCGGCCACCACACCGGCCTCGACTTCGCCGCACCCACGGGCACGCTGCTCAAGGCCGTGCACAGCGGCACCATCACGTCGGCCGGCTGGGACGGGTCGTACGGCTACAAGACCGTGCTCACCCTGGATGACGGCACCGAGATCTGGTACGCCCACCAGTCCTCGATCAGCGTCAGCGTCGGTCAGGAGGTCACCACCGGTGACGTCATCGGCCGCGTCGGCGCCACCGGCAACGTCACCGGCGCCCACCTCCACATGGAGGTCCACGCCGACGGCGGCTCCGGCATCGACCCGATGGCCTGGCTGCAGAGTAAGGGCCTCACACCCTGA
- a CDS encoding helix-turn-helix transcriptional regulator yields the protein MDDLAGFLRTRRSRVDPAAVGIPTDRRRRVEGLRREEVAHLSGVSVDYYVRLEQGRATQPSEQVLDALARVLGLDETERGHLHRLARQRRRRAKAPASRVRPELLRVLDLVADAPALIMNHRLDVLAGNRLAGLLFGRPLPGLNTARHIFLEEAERGLYADWENCTLDAVGHLRLAAGKFPDDPRLASLIGELAMGSERFRRLWARADVCARTHGRKAYRHPLVGLLELHQENFAMPDASGMELLVLSAAPGSPTEDGLRLLAGLGADGDDAHPSVNAPRSASN from the coding sequence ATGGACGATCTCGCGGGTTTCCTCCGGACCCGGCGTTCCCGGGTCGACCCGGCGGCCGTCGGCATCCCCACCGACCGCCGCCGCCGGGTCGAAGGGCTGCGCCGCGAAGAGGTCGCGCACCTGTCCGGAGTCAGCGTCGACTACTACGTACGCCTGGAGCAGGGCCGCGCCACCCAGCCCTCCGAGCAGGTCCTCGACGCGCTCGCCCGCGTCCTCGGCCTCGACGAGACCGAACGCGGGCACCTCCACCGGCTCGCCCGGCAGCGCCGCCGCCGGGCGAAGGCACCGGCCTCCCGCGTCCGGCCGGAACTGCTGCGCGTCCTCGACCTGGTCGCCGACGCACCCGCGCTCATCATGAACCACCGCCTGGACGTGCTCGCCGGGAACCGCCTTGCCGGGCTCCTCTTCGGCCGGCCGCTGCCGGGCCTGAACACCGCCCGGCACATCTTCCTGGAGGAGGCCGAGCGGGGCCTCTACGCGGACTGGGAGAACTGCACCCTCGACGCGGTCGGGCACTTGCGCCTGGCCGCAGGCAAGTTCCCGGACGATCCCCGCCTGGCCTCGCTCATCGGCGAGTTGGCGATGGGCAGCGAGCGCTTCCGCCGCCTCTGGGCCCGCGCGGACGTCTGCGCCCGCACGCATGGACGCAAGGCATACCGGCACCCGCTGGTCGGACTGCTGGAACTGCACCAGGAGAACTTCGCGATGCCGGACGCGTCGGGCATGGAGCTGCTGGTGCTGTCCGCGGCCCCCGGCAGCCCCACCGAGGACGGGCTGCGCCTGCTCGCGGGCCTGGGCGCGGACGGCGACGACGCGCATCCTTCGGTGAACGCCCCCAGGTCCGCGAGTAACTGA